The Pantoea vagans genome contains the following window.
AGCGTGCTTTAGATCACATTATAAGCAAGACACCAGCGGTTTAATTTGTATTAAACGTGAATTTTAAGATTTCAAAGCCAGTCAATATTGTTCTAATTCATAAAGATAGAATAATCCATCCAACATCACGCTATGATTTACGATAAAAACACTCTATTGACATCATAGGCCGCAATAAAAACGTAAAACTGATATTACGCACGCCGATTTATTGCAGAGTTATATTTTCACGCGTGACTATTTGGCCAGGTAAATACAGGCAATAAAGTGATCTATCTGATAATGAAATGTGAATTATTCGTTAAATGTAACAAGCTTTTTCAGATAATTTCCGTGGCGGATGTTAACGGCTATCCCCTGCCCTACCGAATAAAAGCTTTTGACTGAAAGTGTTTAAATGCTGTTTTTTTATTCAGCGGGTTTTCGAAGACAAAGGGTACTGATTGTCTTAAATCCGCACCCTTTTTAAGGCTATTGGCGTTTAATCACCACCAGATGGCGTTCACCATCCAGTTCAGGTACGCGCAGCGACTCGATTTTCTCGACCGTAAAGCCCGCAGGTAAGGCCGCTATTTCATCATCAGGACGCACACCCTTCAGCGCGTAGAAACAACCTGAAGGGCCTGGCAGATGGTGACACCAGGTCAACATATCTTCCAGCGAAGCAAACGCCCTGCTGATCACGCCATCAAACGGTGGCTCAGCGGGGAACTCCTCCACACGGCTCTGTACAGGGGTGATGTTAGTAAGCCCTAACTCATGCTGCACCTGACGCAGGAAACGGATTCGCTTGCCTAAGCTATCCAGTAAGGTGAAATGCGCTTGCGGACGCACAATGGCCAAAGGAATGCCCGGTAATCCTGGCCCCGTTCCCACATCAATAAAGCGCTCACCCTGCAAATGCGGTTCGACCACCACGCTGTCGAGAATATGGCGCACCAGCATCTGCTGCGGGTCGCGCACCGATGTCAGGTTGTAGGCTTTGTTCCACTTATGCAGCAATTCAACATAGCCAACCAGCTGCTGTTTTTGTTGATCGGTAAGGGAAATGTTTGCTGCAGCAAGCAGCTGGGAGAGTTTGTTAATCACAAGGATAATTCCATTAACGGGGGCGAGTCATCTCGCCCCGAAGTCTGTCAGGCGCTTTTACGCAGCAGGCCCTGTTTTTTCAGGTAGATCAGCAGAATGGAGATGGCCGCTGGCGTGATGCCCGAAATGCGCGAAGCCTGACCAATTGAGGTTGGCTTATGATCGTTCAGTTTCGCGATCACTTCATTCGACAGGCCATTGACCTGGCGATAATCGAGGTCGACTGGCAGCAAGGTGTTTTCATTGCGCTGCTGGCGATCGATCTCTTCCTGCTGACGCGCAATATAGCCTTCGTACTTCACCTGAATCTCAACCTGCTCTGCCGCCTGAACGTCGGTCAGCGCCGGGCCGTAGCTCGGTAACGTCATCAGTACATCGTAGGTCATTTCCGGACGACGAAGCAGGTCTTCACCGCTGGCCTCTTTGGTCAGTGGTGCGCTGATCACCGTATTTACTTCAGCCACGTTC
Protein-coding sequences here:
- the rsmG gene encoding 16S rRNA (guanine(527)-N(7))-methyltransferase RsmG; protein product: MINKLSQLLAAANISLTDQQKQQLVGYVELLHKWNKAYNLTSVRDPQQMLVRHILDSVVVEPHLQGERFIDVGTGPGLPGIPLAIVRPQAHFTLLDSLGKRIRFLRQVQHELGLTNITPVQSRVEEFPAEPPFDGVISRAFASLEDMLTWCHHLPGPSGCFYALKGVRPDDEIAALPAGFTVEKIESLRVPELDGERHLVVIKRQ